In one window of Methanofastidiosum sp. DNA:
- the ftsY gene encoding signal recognition particle-docking protein FtsY, with the protein MFDSLKSKFSGLVEGVSSKKITEKDLNKILEDFELSLLESDVSMKVSEKIVNELKKKLTGEKIGLTSNKKDFVKIAVEETLTEILEYKKYNVFKEIEKKRKAGEIFSIAFVGFNGTGKTTTIAKFAKLLNDKGYKVVIAASDTFRAGSIEQLCLHAENIGIKVIKHNYGADPAAVAFDAINHAKARGIDVVLIDTAGRSEMNRNLMDEMKKLVRVSNPDMKIFVGDALAGNAVAEQAQKFSEIGLDGSILTKVDADSRGGAALSISYITGKPILFIGTGQGYDDLEPFDPKWLVERILP; encoded by the coding sequence TTGTTTGACTCTCTAAAATCTAAATTCTCAGGTCTTGTAGAGGGTGTTAGTTCTAAAAAAATAACTGAAAAAGACCTTAACAAAATTCTAGAAGATTTTGAACTTTCACTTCTAGAAAGTGATGTTTCTATGAAGGTTTCAGAGAAAATAGTCAACGAATTAAAGAAAAAACTCACTGGAGAAAAGATTGGATTAACTTCAAACAAAAAAGATTTTGTAAAAATAGCCGTAGAAGAAACATTGACCGAAATCCTTGAATACAAAAAATATAATGTCTTTAAAGAAATAGAAAAAAAGAGAAAAGCAGGAGAAATATTCTCTATAGCTTTTGTTGGATTCAATGGAACTGGCAAGACTACGACCATAGCTAAATTTGCTAAATTATTAAATGATAAGGGATACAAAGTTGTGATAGCAGCATCTGATACTTTCAGGGCAGGTTCAATTGAGCAACTTTGTCTACACGCCGAAAATATTGGTATAAAGGTAATAAAGCATAATTATGGGGCCGATCCTGCGGCCGTTGCATTTGATGCAATAAATCATGCAAAGGCGAGGGGCATTGATGTTGTTTTGATAGACACAGCTGGCCGTTCAGAAATGAATAGAAATCTGATGGATGAAATGAAGAAATTAGTTAGGGTATCAAATCCCGACATGAAAATATTTGTTGGGGATGCTCTTGCAGGCAATGCTGTGGCAGAGCAAGCGCAAAAGTTTTCTGAAATTGGTTTGGATGGTTCAATATTAACTAAAGTTGATGCTGATTCTAGGGGCGGCGCCGCTCTTTCAATAAGTTATATTACAGGCAAACCTATTCTTTTTATTGGAACTGGTCAAGGGTATGACGATCTAGAGCCTTTTGATCCCAAGTGGCTCGTTGAGCGGATACTCCCATAA
- a CDS encoding CBS domain-containing protein produces MIKVEEVMVKDVISVTMPATVNEALEKMQKYKKPDLPVINKEKELVGIISLEDIIKNPNEDQIALVMTRNFKSVKEGDTIKKVAKILLDNNLTRVPVISNGKLMGVVAVRDIVMNGLSKLELNEPCQKYIKEEVPCIWQDTPLRSALMIMVYSKSNFFMVLGTDGGIVGIVDTQDIMSSGEFLDELKTTELNISGEGDDWAWEPKNALHIVSKKLTLPLKPIKEVMSTELVTITRKTPISKCAKEMRKNNIEQIPVINAEGALIGIIRDIDIIKSLL; encoded by the coding sequence ATGATAAAAGTAGAAGAAGTAATGGTTAAGGATGTAATCTCAGTCACCATGCCCGCAACAGTAAATGAGGCACTCGAAAAAATGCAAAAATACAAGAAGCCAGATTTACCAGTTATTAACAAAGAAAAAGAGCTTGTAGGTATAATTTCTTTGGAAGACATAATAAAAAATCCTAATGAGGACCAAATAGCTTTAGTAATGACTAGAAACTTTAAGTCAGTCAAAGAAGGAGATACTATAAAAAAAGTTGCTAAGATCCTTTTAGATAATAACTTAACTAGGGTTCCAGTTATTTCCAATGGAAAACTTATGGGGGTCGTGGCCGTTAGGGATATTGTAATGAACGGTTTATCAAAACTTGAATTAAACGAGCCATGTCAAAAATATATTAAAGAAGAGGTACCTTGCATTTGGCAAGACACGCCTCTAAGATCCGCGCTCATGATCATGGTTTATAGTAAATCAAATTTCTTCATGGTACTGGGAACAGATGGCGGGATAGTTGGTATAGTTGATACCCAAGATATAATGTCATCTGGTGAATTCTTAGACGAACTTAAGACCACTGAGCTTAATATTTCAGGCGAAGGCGACGATTGGGCCTGGGAGCCTAAAAATGCATTACACATAGTTTCAAAGAAACTCACACTACCTTTAAAACCAATAAAAGAGGTAATGTCAACTGAACTTGTAACAATTACAAGAAAGACTCCTATCAGCAAATGTGCGAAAGAAATGAGAAAAAATAATATCGAACAAATACCAGTCATAAATGCAGAAGGGGCTCTAATAGGGATTATAAGAGACATCGATATAATAAAATCTCTTTTATGA
- a CDS encoding DUF3795 domain-containing protein, whose amino-acid sequence MKIGVCGIACEKCPKMITKQCPNGDIGCVPKENKFCKIATCAYEKKINLCFECPEFPCEITKSGPISIGYCQYLVGKF is encoded by the coding sequence ATGAAAATTGGTGTATGTGGGATAGCCTGTGAAAAATGTCCAAAAATGATTACAAAACAATGCCCCAATGGAGATATTGGATGTGTTCCAAAAGAGAACAAATTCTGTAAGATAGCAACTTGTGCTTATGAAAAGAAAATAAATCTTTGTTTTGAATGCCCTGAGTTCCCTTGCGAGATAACAAAATCAGGACCAATAAGTATTGGGTACTGCCAGTATCTCGTAGGCAAATTCTAA